A single Filimonas effusa DNA region contains:
- a CDS encoding Gldg family protein: MKTIIRIANTELKTLFYSPIAWFLIIIFLIQVGIPYTSILESLARDQEAGNRLNISFIEVIFYGRQGVFGSVMQNLYLYMPLLTMGLISRETSSGTIRLLYSSPIHVREIVLGKFLSIMVMCLMLVAVVGIFIFTTYFTIASPDTGLLLSSLLGLYLLLCAYAAIGLFMSSLTNYQVVAAVCTFVIIWVLYYVGNLWQGIAVVRNLTYFLSIAGRTNKMMNGLITTRDLLYFLLIIYMFIAITVYKLRSGMESKPAIVKTGRYLLIVAVTLVVGYISSIPSMIGYLDLSRDKKNTITPATQKVIAELGDAPLEVNAYTNLLDQFYEMGSPESYNSNLARWEPYMRFKHNIKLNNTLYYDTINSSSGNMMRWYPGKTLDQIAAQVAESKDMKTADFKKPDEIRKIIDLSKEPAWYTMQLKYKNRTTFLRVFPDNMRWPSETEVSAALKRLVSASMPKIVFVTGDYERDIHKLGDREYRMVTNLKSFRNSLLNQGFDVDTVALDKNDIPANITALVLADPRIALSATATQKLQHYIDKGGNLLIAGEPGKQEMINPLIKQFGVQLMDGILVYQSKDLQPDLATPFAAEGAPELYPALLHSHHDSAVVTMPDATALSISGSSGYTVKPLLQTDPNKSWLKKGKLVTDSAAVEFAPLEGDERSVFTTAASLTRKVNNKEQRIVIAGDADFLANKEQQRFNVRSINFLFNTAVFSWLSYGEFPIFTSRPSAIDTRVLVSKEQVKMLRTACLWILPGVLVLFGTVLLLRRKRK, encoded by the coding sequence ATGAAAACGATCATACGAATTGCCAATACAGAATTAAAGACACTATTCTATTCGCCCATCGCCTGGTTCCTGATCATTATCTTTCTGATCCAGGTAGGTATTCCTTATACTTCGATACTTGAATCGCTGGCGCGCGACCAGGAGGCGGGAAACAGGCTTAACATCAGTTTTATTGAAGTAATCTTTTACGGCCGGCAGGGTGTATTCGGCTCCGTTATGCAGAACCTTTACTTGTATATGCCGTTGCTGACAATGGGCCTCATAAGTCGCGAAACAAGCAGTGGTACTATCAGGCTCTTGTATTCCTCTCCCATACATGTGCGTGAGATTGTACTGGGAAAGTTTCTTTCCATTATGGTCATGTGTCTTATGCTGGTGGCGGTAGTTGGCATCTTTATATTTACCACTTATTTTACGATAGCGTCTCCCGATACAGGTTTGCTTCTTAGCAGTTTGCTTGGCTTGTACCTGCTTTTGTGTGCGTATGCTGCTATAGGTTTGTTTATGTCGTCGCTGACCAATTACCAGGTGGTAGCGGCAGTGTGTACCTTTGTGATTATCTGGGTGCTGTATTATGTAGGGAATCTTTGGCAGGGGATAGCAGTGGTACGTAACCTTACCTATTTTTTATCCATTGCAGGACGAACAAACAAGATGATGAACGGGCTTATTACTACCCGTGACCTGCTTTATTTCCTGCTCATCATTTATATGTTTATTGCCATTACAGTATACAAGCTTAGGTCGGGCATGGAGTCTAAACCGGCTATCGTAAAAACAGGACGTTACCTGCTTATTGTTGCGGTTACGCTGGTGGTGGGTTATATCAGTTCCATTCCTTCCATGATTGGTTACCTTGACTTGAGCCGCGACAAAAAGAATACTATTACGCCGGCTACACAAAAGGTAATAGCGGAACTGGGTGATGCGCCTCTGGAGGTAAATGCCTACACGAACCTGCTAGATCAGTTCTATGAGATGGGAAGCCCGGAGTCTTATAATAGCAACCTGGCCCGCTGGGAACCCTACATGCGGTTCAAGCATAATATTAAATTGAATAACACATTGTATTACGATACAATCAACTCTTCGAGTGGGAACATGATGCGCTGGTATCCCGGAAAAACACTGGATCAAATAGCTGCGCAGGTGGCGGAGAGCAAGGATATGAAAACAGCTGATTTTAAAAAACCGGATGAGATCAGGAAGATCATCGATTTGTCGAAGGAGCCAGCCTGGTATACCATGCAGCTGAAATATAAGAACAGGACTACTTTTCTGAGAGTATTTCCCGATAACATGCGCTGGCCTTCTGAAACGGAAGTGTCTGCTGCATTGAAACGGTTAGTAAGTGCAAGTATGCCGAAGATCGTATTTGTAACCGGCGATTATGAAAGAGATATTCATAAACTGGGAGACAGGGAATATCGTATGGTTACCAATCTGAAGAGTTTCCGCAATTCATTGTTGAACCAGGGCTTTGATGTAGATACGGTGGCACTTGATAAGAATGATATTCCCGCCAATATAACGGCTCTGGTTCTGGCCGATCCGAGGATAGCGTTGTCGGCTACTGCCACACAAAAACTGCAGCATTATATAGATAAAGGCGGTAACCTGCTCATTGCAGGTGAGCCTGGAAAGCAGGAGATGATTAACCCATTGATAAAACAATTTGGTGTTCAGCTGATGGATGGAATACTGGTGTATCAGAGTAAGGATCTGCAACCTGACCTGGCTACTCCTTTTGCTGCGGAAGGCGCTCCTGAATTGTATCCCGCTTTGTTACACAGTCATCACGACAGTGCCGTAGTTACCATGCCGGATGCTACTGCGCTTTCTATTTCCGGCAGTAGTGGTTATACTGTCAAGCCCCTGTTACAAACTGATCCCAATAAAAGCTGGCTTAAAAAAGGGAAGCTGGTAACCGATTCGGCGGCTGTGGAGTTTGCTCCGCTGGAAGGCGATGAGCGCAGTGTGTTCACTACAGCGGCTAGTTTAACCAGGAAAGTAAACAATAAAGAACAACGTATTGTTATCGCCGGCGATGCCGACTTTCTCGCCAATAAAGAGCAGCAGCGCTTTAATGTACGTTCCATCAACTTCCTATTCAATACGGCAGTGTTCAGCTGGCTGAGTTATGGCGAGTTCCCGATTTTTACGAGTCGCCCGTCTGCTATAGATACCAGGGTGCTGGTGTCAAAGGAGCAGGTTAAGATGTTACGTACGGCTTGCCTGTGGATACTGCCGGGTGTACTGGTATTGTTTGGTACTGTATTGTTGCTTCGCCGCAAAAGAAAATAA
- a CDS encoding ABC transporter ATP-binding protein — protein MSKSIVRIEGLSHRYTSNWAIRDINIEIAENSIVGLLGSNGAGKSTTMNILCGSLNQTEGRVYINGIDMKAEPQLAKREIGFLPQNPPLYMDLTVDEYLYYCAGLRLMPKTAMKQAIDEVKERCGVAHFSKRLIKNLSGGYRQRVGIAQAIVHKPGVVVLDEPTNGLDPNQVIEVRALIRDIARDRVVIFSSHILTEIQLLCKEIKMIENGRIVFSDTMDAFNNYIEPHSMIVHFGNMPAAGELEKIHGVVNTQILSDRLARVFFNGDQDISEHIVAQSIQQGWRLREISFEKNSLEEVFKLLSQHSSQH, from the coding sequence ATGAGTAAAAGTATTGTCAGGATCGAGGGGCTGTCTCATCGCTATACCAGTAACTGGGCGATACGGGACATCAACATCGAGATTGCGGAAAACAGTATTGTGGGACTGCTTGGTTCCAATGGTGCAGGAAAGTCCACTACCATGAATATCCTTTGCGGCTCTCTGAATCAGACAGAAGGCCGTGTGTATATCAACGGGATAGATATGAAAGCCGAACCACAGCTGGCCAAGCGCGAGATAGGCTTCCTGCCGCAGAACCCGCCGTTGTATATGGACCTTACGGTAGACGAGTACCTGTATTATTGTGCAGGCTTGAGACTTATGCCAAAGACAGCGATGAAGCAGGCGATAGACGAAGTGAAAGAACGTTGCGGTGTCGCCCATTTCAGTAAACGGCTGATCAAAAATCTTTCAGGCGGTTACCGGCAGCGTGTAGGTATTGCCCAGGCTATTGTACACAAACCAGGTGTTGTGGTGCTTGATGAACCTACCAATGGACTCGATCCTAATCAGGTGATAGAAGTAAGGGCGCTCATCAGGGATATTGCCCGCGACAGAGTGGTGATCTTTTCGTCTCATATACTCACCGAAATTCAGTTGCTATGCAAAGAGATAAAGATGATAGAAAACGGGCGTATCGTTTTTTCAGATACCATGGATGCTTTCAACAACTATATAGAGCCACATAGCATGATCGTTCACTTCGGTAATATGCCCGCCGCCGGTGAACTGGAAAAAATACATGGCGTAGTTAATACGCAAATACTATCGGACAGGCTGGCTCGGGTTTTCTTCAATGGCGACCAGGATATCAGCGAACATATTGTCGCCCAAAGTATTCAACAGGGCTGGCGCCTGCGCGAGATCAGTTTTGAAAAGAACTCCCTCGAAGAAGTATTCAAGTTGTTATCCCAACATTCATCTCAACATTAA